From a region of the Mus pahari chromosome 12, PAHARI_EIJ_v1.1, whole genome shotgun sequence genome:
- the Vasn gene encoding vasorin → MHSRSCLPPLLLLLLVPLGSGVQGCPSGCQCNQPQIVFCTARQGTTVPRDVPPDTVGLYIFENGITTLDVGCFAGLPGLQLLDLSQNQITSLPGGIFQPLVNLSNLDLTANRLHEISNETFRGLRRLERLYLGKNRIRHIQPGAFDALDRLLELKLPDNELQVLPPLHLPRLLLLDLSYNSIPALEAGILDTANVEALRLAGLGLRQLDEGLFGRLRNLHDLDVSDNQLEHMPSVIQGLRGLTRLRLAGNTRIAQIRPEDLAGLTALQELDVSNLSLQALPSDLSSLFPRLRLLAAARNPFNCLCPLSWFGPWVRESHVTLASPEETRCHFPPKNAGRLLLDLDSADFGCPVTTTTATVPTIRPTIREPTLSTSSQAPTWPSLTESTTQAFTVLSTAPPTMRPVPQPQDCPASICLNGGSCRLGARHHRECLCPEGFIGLYCESPVEQGMKPSSVPDTPRPPRLLPLSIEPVSPTSLRVKLQRYLQGNTLQLRSLRLTYRNLSGPDKRLVTLRLPASLAEYTVTQLRPNATYAICVTPLGAGRTPEGEEACGEANTPQAVRSNHAPVTQAREGNLPLLIAPALAAVLLAVLAAAGAAYCVRRARVTSTAQDKGQVGPGTGPLELEGVKAPLEPGSKATEGGGEALSGGPDCEVPLMGYSGPSLQGVLPAKHYI, encoded by the coding sequence ATGCACTCCAGGAGCTGCCTGCCACCTCTCCTGTTGTTGCTCCTCGTGCCCCTGGGGTCTGGAGTACAGGGCTGCCCATCAGGCTGCCAGTGCAACCAGCCACAGATAGTCTTCTGCACTGCCCGTCAGGGAACCACAGTGCCCCGAGACGTGCCACCTGACACAGTGGGCCTGTACATCTTTGAGAACGGCATCACTACACTTGATGTGGGCTGCTTTGCTGGCCTCCCAGGCCTGCAGCTTCTGGACTTGTCACAGAACCAGATCACTAGCCTGCCCGGTGGCATCTTTCAGCCACTTGTTAACCTCAGTAACCTGGACCTGACTGCCAACAGACTGCACGAGATCTCCAATGAGACCTTCCGTGGCCTGCGACGCCTGGAGCGCCTCTACCTGGGCAAGAACCGAATTCGCCACATCCAACCCGGTGCCTTCGATGCGCTGGATCGCCTCCTGGAGCTCAAGCTGCCAGACAATGAGCTTCAGGTGCTGCCCCCATTGCACTTGCCCCGCCTGCTGCTGCTTGACCTCAGCTACAACAGCATCCCAGCCCTGGAAGCTGGAATACTGGATACTGCCAATGTAGAGGCATTGAGGTTGGCTGGCCTAGGGCTGCGGCAGCTGGATGAGGGGCTTTTTGGCCGCCTTCGCAACCTCCATGACCTGGATGTTTCTGACAACCAGTTGGAGCACATGCCATCCGTGATTCAAGGCCTGCGTGGCCTGACACGCCTGCGGCTGGCTGGCAACACCCGTATTGCCCAGATACGGCCTGAGGACCTCGCTGGCCTGACTGCCCTACAGGAATTGGATGTGAGCAACCTGAGCCTGCAGGCCCTGCCCAGTGACCTCTCGAGTCTCTTTCCCCGCCTGCGCCTCTTAGCAGCTGCCCGAAACCCCTTCAACTGCTTGTGCCCCTTGAGCTGGTTTGGTCCTTGGGTGCGTGAGAGCCATGTTACGCTGGCCAGCCCCGAAGAGACGCGTTGTCACTTCCCACCCAAGAATGCTGGCCGACTGCTCCTGGATCTGGATTCTGCAGATTTTGGCTGCCCAGTCACCACTACCACGGCCACAGTACCTACCATAAGGCCTACTATCAGGGAGCCCACTCTTTCAACTTCTAGCCAAGCTCCCACCTGGCCTAGCCTCACGGAGTCAACCACCCAGGCCTTCACCGTACTATCGACTGCCCCACCAACCATGAGGCCAGTTCCTCAGCCCCAGGACTGTCCAGCATCCATCTGCCTGAATGGTGGTAGCTGCCGTTTGGGAGCAAGACACCACCGGGAGTGTCTGTGCCCTGAGGGCTTCATTGGCCTGTACTGTGAGAGTCCGGTGGAGCAAGGGATGAAGCCCAGCTCTGTACCAGACACTCCAAGGCCCCCTCGGCTGCTGCCTCTCAGCATTGAGCCGGTAAGCCCCACCTCCTTGCGTGTGAAGCTGCAGCGCTACTTGCAGGGTAACACCCTGCAGCTGCGGAGCCTCCGGCTCACCTATCGCAACCTGTCTGGCCCTGACAAGCGACTGGTGACATTACGGCTGCCTGCTTCACTTGCAGAGTATACAGTCACCCAGCTGCGACCCAATGCCACCTATGCTATCTGTGTCACACCCCTGGGAGCTGGACGGACACCTGAAGGTGAGGAGGCCTGTGGGGAGGCCAACACTCCCCAGGCAGTCCGCTCTAACCATGCCCCAGTCACCCAGGCCCGTGAGGGCAACCTGCCACTCCTCATTGCGCCTGCCCTGGCCGCTGTACTTCTGGCTGTGTTGGCTGCTGCAGGGGCAGCCTACTGTGTGCGGCGGGCGCGGGTAACTTCTACAGCTCAGGACAAAGGGCAGGTGGGACCAGGGACTGGGCCCCTGGAACTAGAGGGGGTGAAAGCCCCCTTGGAGCCAGGCTCCAAGGCaacagagggaggtggggaggcttTGTCAGGTGGTCCTGACTGTGAGGTGCCTCTTATGGGCTACTCAGGGCCCAGCCTTCAGGGGGTCCTCCCTGCTAAGCACTACATTTAG